A single window of Lathamus discolor isolate bLatDis1 chromosome 20, bLatDis1.hap1, whole genome shotgun sequence DNA harbors:
- the LOC136024096 gene encoding feather beta keratin-like — protein sequence MSCYSPCVPCQPCGPTPLANSCNEPCVRQCQDSNVFIQPSPVVVTLPGPILSSFPQNTAVGSSTSAAVGSILSSEGVPINSGGFGISGLGLSGLGGRYCGRRIPPC from the coding sequence ATGTCCTGCTACAGCCCGTGCgtgccctgccagccctgcggcCCGACCccgctggccaacagctgcaatGAGCCCTGCGtcaggcagtgccaggactCCAATGTCTTCATCCAGCCCTCCCCcgtggtggtgaccctgcccggccccatcctcagctccttcccgcAGAACACCGCCGTGGGCTCCTCCACCTCCGCTGCCgttggcagcatcctcagctcCGAGGGAGTGCCCATCAACTCCGGGGGCTTTGGCATCTCCGGCTTGGGCCTCTCCGGCTTGGGCGGCCGCTACTGCGGCAGGAGGATCCCCCCCTGCTAA